In Paractinoplanes brasiliensis, the following proteins share a genomic window:
- a CDS encoding response regulator transcription factor: MAGVTARILVADDDPKHAQLIRLYLEREGHQVITVGDGRSALDLARSRKPDLIVLDVMMPLVDGLDVCRILRAESNVAILMVTARSSENDMLLGLDIGADDYLPKPVSPRELTARVRALLRRTGKAEGPSSVIRVGEVEVDAGRFEVRVRGEAVALTAKEFGILELLAREPGRVFTRGQIIDKTFGFEHDVSARTVDAHIVNLRRKIEVDPAEPRYVQTVYGRGYRMAES; this comes from the coding sequence ATCGCGGGCGTGACCGCACGTATCCTCGTGGCCGACGACGACCCGAAGCATGCCCAGCTCATCCGCCTCTACCTGGAGCGCGAGGGGCATCAGGTCATCACTGTGGGTGACGGCCGGTCGGCGCTGGACCTGGCCCGTTCCCGCAAGCCCGACCTGATCGTGCTGGACGTGATGATGCCGCTGGTCGACGGCCTGGACGTGTGCCGGATCCTGCGGGCCGAGTCGAACGTGGCGATCCTGATGGTCACGGCCCGCTCGTCGGAGAACGACATGCTGCTGGGGCTGGACATCGGCGCCGACGACTACCTGCCCAAGCCGGTGAGCCCGCGCGAGCTGACCGCACGGGTGCGCGCGCTGCTGCGGCGTACGGGAAAGGCCGAAGGCCCGTCGTCGGTGATCCGGGTGGGTGAGGTCGAGGTGGACGCGGGCCGGTTCGAGGTTCGCGTACGCGGGGAGGCGGTCGCCCTGACCGCCAAGGAGTTCGGCATCCTGGAGTTGCTGGCGCGCGAGCCGGGCCGCGTCTTCACCCGCGGCCAGATCATCGACAAGACGTTCGGCTTCGAGCACGACGTGTCGGCCCGTACGGTCGACGCGCACATCGTGAACCTGCGCCGCAAGATCGAGGTGGATCCGGCCGAGCCCCGTTACGTGCAGACCGTCTACGGCCGGGGCTACCGGATGGCCGAGTCTTGA